One region of Candidatus Bathyarchaeia archaeon genomic DNA includes:
- a CDS encoding nucleotidyltransferase domain-containing protein encodes MAFLKLRDRDAIVTQEGIIMRVYGYSHPSNAYVCDPEYAPGRIYESRDSRAYREKGRQVYYKFYTDEGLRFVRRNYPQHVIWVKPLRRKLIGVHHENVWRTRQPHEALQSLFQKRPKDSLLKALHSLLDRVLRRSSLPMSDFGVFGSLLHDFYHPDFSDLDFIIYGDKELDRLRETLDILYREADSPLRNEFVDMKSVHDKQWKFLNYSPKEYLWHQRRKRIYGIFSPPQRGRAIKAEFEPVKRWNEIHNEYDHITSISQKGWIKLHAHITNAPDAGFMPSIYQIEPVMTLKGARPDNLQRVVSFVEEFRLQVEQDELVVVEGNLEQVSTPEESFQQVTLTHGPRYYEQTLKVRQSLLGKNQKV; translated from the coding sequence TTGGCTTTCCTCAAGCTCAGAGACCGCGACGCCATCGTCACTCAGGAAGGGATAATCATGCGAGTGTATGGTTATTCGCATCCCTCAAACGCTTACGTATGCGATCCCGAATACGCTCCCGGCCGCATCTACGAATCAAGGGATTCCAGAGCTTACAGAGAAAAAGGCAGGCAAGTCTATTACAAGTTTTACACTGACGAAGGGCTGCGATTCGTTCGCCGTAATTATCCTCAACATGTTATCTGGGTTAAACCGTTGAGACGGAAGCTCATCGGGGTTCACCACGAAAACGTTTGGAGGACAAGGCAGCCCCACGAGGCTCTTCAGTCTTTGTTTCAGAAGAGACCCAAAGACTCACTTCTGAAAGCTCTGCATTCACTTCTCGATCGCGTGCTACGGAGATCAAGCTTGCCCATGTCTGACTTTGGCGTTTTCGGTTCGCTCCTTCATGACTTCTACCACCCTGATTTCTCAGACTTAGATTTCATAATCTATGGCGACAAAGAGTTAGACCGCCTGAGAGAAACGCTAGACATCCTATATCGCGAAGCTGACTCGCCTCTACGTAACGAGTTCGTCGACATGAAATCCGTGCATGACAAGCAATGGAAGTTCCTGAACTACAGTCCAAAGGAGTATTTGTGGCACCAGAGAAGAAAGCGCATTTACGGCATCTTCAGTCCGCCCCAAAGGGGGAGAGCGATCAAAGCAGAGTTTGAACCAGTCAAACGCTGGAACGAAATTCACAACGAGTACGACCACATCACTAGCATCTCGCAAAAGGGCTGGATCAAATTACACGCCCACATCACCAATGCCCCAGACGCGGGGTTCATGCCATCAATCTATCAGATTGAACCAGTCATGACTCTGAAAGGTGCTAGACCTGACAACTTGCAGCGTGTTGTCTCATTTGTGGAGGAGTTTCGACTTCAGGTTGAGCAAGACGAGCTGGTTGTTGTTGAGGGAAATTTGGAGCAAGTCTCTACACCTGAAGAGAGTTTTCAACAGGTGACTTTGACACACGGTCCAAGATACTACGAACAAACACTGAAGGTTAGACAATCGTTATTGGGCAAGAATCAAAAAGTCTGA
- a CDS encoding triphosphoribosyl-dephospho-CoA synthase yields MGSRPLTAIPTCVSQCLQLAILLEVSAYPKPGNVHRTANFDETRYEHFLASAVAVYPHFTHIAQRGVNVVQGKIGINQIGVGDTVKSAVSEVALWQRDKNTLLGSIILLSPMAAAAGLTLAKNGRITVDAFRNHLVSVVESTTSKDAVDVYDAIEMARPGGLGKAPILDVKDSKSRQRILSQDTSLYEVFKISSPWDSISAEWVNRFHITFDIGYPHFKHEIKETGDVNTASVHTFLKILSAVPDTLIARKAGEAKAKWASEEARKVLDEGGLATEKGSRRLLRLDRQLHDASHRLNPGATADIISAVLAVAILEGYRP; encoded by the coding sequence ATGGGTTCCAGACCCTTAACTGCCATCCCGACTTGTGTTTCCCAATGCCTTCAGCTTGCCATCCTCCTGGAGGTAAGCGCTTATCCGAAGCCTGGCAATGTCCACAGAACTGCAAACTTTGACGAGACGAGGTACGAGCATTTTCTAGCATCTGCGGTGGCAGTGTATCCGCATTTCACTCATATTGCCCAAAGAGGCGTGAATGTCGTCCAAGGGAAAATTGGGATAAATCAGATAGGCGTTGGTGACACAGTCAAGAGTGCAGTATCAGAGGTTGCCCTGTGGCAACGCGACAAAAACACGCTGCTGGGCTCCATCATACTGTTGTCCCCGATGGCTGCGGCTGCCGGACTAACCCTTGCCAAGAACGGTCGAATCACAGTTGACGCTTTCAGAAACCATCTAGTCTCAGTAGTCGAATCCACCACCTCTAAAGACGCGGTCGATGTCTACGACGCAATAGAGATGGCTCGACCTGGTGGACTAGGCAAAGCTCCCATACTTGATGTCAAAGACTCAAAGTCTAGGCAGCGAATTCTTTCGCAAGACACAAGCTTGTACGAAGTGTTCAAGATTTCGTCGCCTTGGGATTCAATATCAGCAGAATGGGTGAATCGTTTCCATATCACCTTCGACATAGGCTACCCACATTTCAAGCATGAGATAAAGGAGACTGGAGACGTCAACACGGCGTCGGTTCATACTTTTCTCAAGATATTATCTGCAGTGCCAGATACTCTAATCGCGAGGAAAGCTGGAGAAGCCAAGGCTAAGTGGGCCTCGGAAGAAGCTCGAAAGGTGCTGGATGAAGGTGGACTGGCAACCGAAAAGGGGAGTAGGCGCCTCCTCAGGCTAGACCGACAGCTGCATGACGCCAGTCACAGGCTGAATCCAGGGGCAACAGCTGACATAATATCGGCAGTCTTGGCGGTCGCCATTCTTGAAGGCTACAGACCGTAG
- a CDS encoding RimK family alpha-L-glutamate ligase has translation MNQQKGSEKPLRVGVITRDKDAWCSTQLQRALEKQSVPSVFLNFRDLAARVRMKPEVSIGESDIIADLDSLIIRPIGRGSLEEIIYRMDLLHKLQRLGMFVVNPPLSIERSVDKYHTLALFEEHGLPVPPTVVTESVEEALTGFRDLGGDVVIKPLFGSRGIGSTRVADLDVAERLFRAIIFYHGVLYLQKFIPHGDSDVRAFVVDDKIVAAMHRVAAGWKTNVSLGAKPVALKMRGDMERLALDASNVLGCKIAGVDLLETAEGPLIIELNSQPGWRGLQTVSSTNIAEEIVRFVISGAKA, from the coding sequence TTGAATCAACAAAAAGGTAGTGAAAAACCGTTGAGGGTTGGCGTAATCACAAGAGACAAAGACGCTTGGTGTTCGACACAACTACAGCGTGCATTGGAAAAACAAAGCGTTCCATCGGTGTTTCTAAACTTCCGAGACTTGGCGGCAAGAGTCAGAATGAAACCAGAGGTATCTATCGGAGAAAGCGACATAATCGCAGACTTAGATTCGTTGATCATTCGCCCTATTGGGCGGGGTTCTTTGGAAGAAATCATCTATCGCATGGATCTCCTGCATAAACTTCAGCGGCTAGGCATGTTTGTCGTCAATCCACCTTTGTCAATCGAGCGGTCGGTGGACAAATACCATACTTTAGCGTTGTTTGAAGAACATGGCTTACCTGTGCCTCCAACAGTTGTGACAGAAAGCGTTGAGGAAGCTCTAACCGGTTTTCGCGATTTGGGCGGAGATGTCGTGATAAAACCTCTATTCGGTTCACGTGGAATAGGCTCCACCAGAGTCGCAGACCTGGATGTTGCCGAACGACTGTTTCGAGCTATAATCTTCTACCATGGCGTTCTATATCTGCAAAAGTTCATCCCGCACGGCGACTCCGACGTTCGGGCGTTTGTAGTGGATGACAAGATAGTAGCTGCTATGCATAGGGTGGCTGCTGGCTGGAAAACCAATGTGAGCTTAGGTGCCAAGCCCGTTGCTTTGAAGATGAGGGGAGACATGGAGCGTTTGGCGCTTGATGCGTCCAACGTCCTCGGCTGTAAGATAGCTGGCGTGGATTTGCTGGAAACTGCTGAAGGACCACTCATCATTGAACTTAACAGCCAACCTGGATGGAGAGGGCTTCAGACTGTGTCTTCGACTAATATCGCTGAGGAGATCGTGAGGTTCGTCATTTCCGGTGCCAAAGCCTAA
- a CDS encoding Coenzyme F420 hydrogenase/dehydrogenase, beta subunit C-terminal domain, protein MSTTKLSFEESLHESVVLKELCSGCAACVLVCPFNCLEYFEEKPSLTKKCEICGICPKVCPRFEFSEALLEKLVFERERQPSEEFGFYGQLAIAQATDNNILQSCQDGGVVSALLTYAFKNGIIDSAIISDTSHEKPWFPVPRLASSPEEVLACAGTRYTYSPNLLALQEAVQQKKKSLAFVGTPCQIQSIRKIEAFPLRKYSGMIKFTVGLMCTEAFTYEGLMRRHIEGVLGVNLNDVRKINIKGKVLVTTKSGETKTIPLQEAKQYTRKGCLPCRDFSAELADISTGGLGLNGWTFTVIRTRKGEEIFKGAENAATIRTRPVEEEKFALDLLLKLTKKKRKVA, encoded by the coding sequence GTGAGCACTACGAAACTCAGCTTTGAAGAAAGTCTTCATGAAAGCGTGGTTCTGAAGGAACTCTGCTCTGGATGCGCCGCATGTGTTCTTGTCTGCCCATTCAACTGCCTAGAGTATTTTGAAGAAAAGCCTAGCCTGACCAAGAAGTGTGAGATATGTGGAATCTGCCCCAAGGTATGTCCTCGCTTCGAGTTTTCCGAAGCATTGCTAGAAAAACTCGTGTTTGAGCGAGAGCGTCAGCCTAGCGAGGAGTTTGGATTCTATGGACAGCTAGCCATTGCCCAAGCCACGGACAACAACATCCTTCAATCGTGCCAAGATGGCGGCGTGGTCTCGGCTCTTCTGACGTACGCGTTCAAGAACGGAATAATCGATTCGGCGATTATTTCAGACACTAGCCACGAGAAGCCATGGTTTCCCGTGCCACGATTAGCGTCAAGTCCAGAGGAAGTTCTGGCATGCGCTGGAACGAGGTACACGTATTCACCGAATCTCCTGGCCTTGCAGGAGGCGGTGCAACAAAAGAAGAAGAGCCTTGCTTTTGTGGGCACGCCGTGTCAAATACAATCCATACGCAAAATCGAGGCATTTCCACTAAGGAAGTATTCGGGCATGATCAAGTTCACTGTTGGCTTAATGTGCACGGAAGCCTTCACTTATGAAGGATTGATGAGAAGACACATTGAAGGCGTGTTAGGCGTTAACCTCAACGATGTCAGAAAGATAAACATCAAAGGCAAAGTCCTAGTAACCACCAAATCAGGTGAAACAAAAACGATACCTTTGCAAGAGGCGAAGCAATATACTCGAAAAGGCTGCCTCCCATGCAGAGATTTCTCAGCAGAGCTTGCGGACATTTCAACTGGCGGCCTTGGGCTGAACGGATGGACATTCACTGTGATACGAACAAGGAAGGGCGAGGAGATCTTCAAGGGCGCAGAAAACGCTGCCACAATCCGAACTCGACCTGTCGAGGAGGAAAAATTCGCCTTGGACTTGTTACTTAAACTTACAAAGAAGAAAAGAAAGGTTGCTTGA
- a CDS encoding metallophosphoesterase — protein sequence MTSRTEDVKQLTKKSLNASLKEFVELTSKVVDVLRAEGNHVGNMKVKGRLIELPAEGEAIVVGDLHGDLETLAQILETSEFLQKTERDESARILFLGDYGDRGMLSPETYYVVLKLKASLPEHVVLMRGNHEGPDDLRVSPHDLPAYLHNRFGEGWSEAYVKLKELFSYLNTAVLVEDHYVLLHGGVPSQAKSIDDLAYAHSKHPHESHLEEILWSDPEEGLKGTYPSPRGAGKLFGEDVTERFLNMLKVKVLIRGHEPANAGFKINHGGRILTLFSRKGEPYFNSQGAFLRFNLAEGITDAFHLKPFVTQL from the coding sequence ATGACGAGTCGCACAGAAGATGTGAAGCAGTTAACGAAAAAATCATTGAATGCAAGCCTCAAGGAGTTCGTAGAGTTGACCAGCAAAGTTGTTGACGTGTTGCGAGCTGAAGGAAACCATGTGGGAAACATGAAAGTTAAGGGTCGGTTGATCGAACTTCCCGCAGAGGGTGAAGCCATTGTGGTTGGGGATCTTCATGGCGATCTTGAGACCTTGGCGCAAATCCTGGAAACTAGCGAATTTCTGCAGAAGACAGAACGTGATGAAAGTGCTAGGATACTGTTCTTAGGCGACTACGGAGATCGAGGCATGCTTTCGCCCGAAACCTACTATGTTGTCTTAAAGCTAAAGGCGAGTCTTCCAGAACATGTTGTTCTGATGCGTGGAAACCATGAAGGCCCAGACGATCTTAGGGTTTCACCCCATGATCTGCCTGCGTATCTTCATAATCGGTTCGGCGAAGGATGGTCTGAAGCCTACGTTAAACTCAAGGAGCTTTTCAGCTATCTCAATACCGCTGTGCTAGTTGAAGACCATTACGTCTTGTTGCACGGAGGAGTGCCCAGCCAAGCGAAGTCAATTGACGACTTAGCTTATGCACACTCCAAGCATCCTCACGAGAGTCACTTGGAAGAGATTCTTTGGAGCGACCCCGAAGAGGGCTTGAAGGGCACGTATCCTTCACCTAGAGGAGCTGGCAAACTGTTTGGAGAGGATGTCACTGAAAGGTTCCTCAATATGCTGAAAGTCAAAGTCTTGATCAGAGGACATGAACCAGCTAACGCCGGGTTCAAAATAAATCACGGAGGCCGCATCTTGACCCTCTTCTCACGAAAAGGTGAGCCTTACTTCAACAGCCAAGGTGCTTTTCTACGTTTCAACCTTGCCGAAGGAATCACAGATGCTTTCCACCTCAAGCCCTTTGTGACGCAGTTGTGA
- a CDS encoding cupin domain-containing protein — protein sequence MRKHESVNRTGGTSGKGKHVNLDEMIEFAKDGIVSKTLVKMPGREISLFCMSQGQSMSTHKSSFPAIIHALQGSGEVTLADKTYQAKPNAWFYMPAQLPHAIEATGNLVFLLTLFKQTEEQTQKR from the coding sequence TTGCGAAAACACGAGAGCGTGAATAGAACGGGCGGCACATCAGGAAAAGGAAAGCATGTTAACTTAGATGAGATGATAGAGTTCGCGAAAGATGGCATAGTGAGCAAAACGCTGGTCAAGATGCCGGGAAGAGAAATCAGCCTGTTCTGCATGTCGCAGGGACAGTCCATGTCCACGCACAAGTCCAGTTTTCCTGCGATAATCCATGCGCTACAGGGTAGCGGAGAAGTAACCTTAGCTGACAAAACCTATCAAGCAAAGCCCAACGCATGGTTCTACATGCCAGCGCAACTTCCACACGCCATCGAAGCCACAGGCAACCTAGTCTTCCTGCTTACACTCTTCAAACAAACAGAAGAACAAACGCAAAAGCGTTGA
- a CDS encoding LLM class flavin-dependent oxidoreductase encodes MKFGLGVNVNETTTEVVEKCVEAERLGIDYVWVSDVPVQLYAPAVVAAIAENTRKIRIGLGLISAYLHTPRHIAQSLVTLVETYGERFELCIGPGDRDLLRRVGVSLKHPEGVQHYFKDVKHQIKTMLKEKGIDCRLWLGAQGPKMLEAAANFDGVWLNYAHPDHVKWALETVKMHCKRSLQFGVYAPSYVYSDFDSEIGRLLEINSAVVALGASDAVLRRLNLYDLVKEGKHRLREGATMKSVINCVPSKATELFSISRPSDKLKGYLAQLSATGVQHVVFSYPQNYSLKTVRELALALKRQH; translated from the coding sequence ATGAAGTTCGGCTTGGGAGTCAACGTCAACGAGACAACAACCGAGGTTGTAGAAAAATGCGTTGAAGCTGAGCGGCTGGGAATCGATTACGTATGGGTCTCTGATGTTCCAGTGCAGTTGTATGCTCCAGCTGTTGTAGCCGCTATCGCCGAGAATACTCGAAAAATTCGTATCGGCCTTGGCTTAATAAGCGCATATCTTCATACGCCGCGTCACATAGCCCAAAGCCTCGTCACTTTGGTTGAGACGTACGGCGAAAGATTCGAACTGTGCATTGGGCCAGGGGACAGAGACTTGCTTAGAAGGGTGGGCGTTTCACTGAAACACCCTGAGGGTGTGCAACATTACTTCAAAGACGTAAAACACCAAATCAAAACAATGCTGAAAGAAAAAGGCATAGACTGTAGGCTCTGGCTTGGCGCACAAGGGCCAAAAATGCTTGAAGCCGCTGCAAACTTTGACGGCGTCTGGCTCAATTACGCGCACCCTGACCATGTGAAATGGGCTCTTGAAACGGTAAAAATGCACTGCAAAAGGAGTCTGCAGTTTGGAGTCTACGCCCCTTCTTATGTTTATAGTGATTTTGATTCCGAAATAGGCAGGCTCCTGGAAATTAACAGTGCTGTCGTGGCTCTTGGGGCGTCGGACGCTGTTCTTCGAAGGCTGAACCTCTACGACCTAGTTAAAGAGGGCAAGCATCGGCTCAGGGAAGGCGCCACGATGAAGTCCGTGATAAACTGCGTTCCATCCAAAGCCACGGAGTTGTTCTCCATCTCAAGACCGTCTGACAAGCTGAAGGGCTACTTGGCTCAGCTATCCGCCACTGGAGTTCAACATGTCGTGTTCAGTTATCCCCAAAACTACTCACTGAAGACTGTTAGGGAGCTAGCCCTAGCTTTGAAAAGACAACATTAA
- a CDS encoding LLM class flavin-dependent oxidoreductase: MQLVLGLTSGMQLRQIHDLVNIAGKMNIRKVWVGDDITGAHEIFTLVSTIMLKHKNIVAGIGVTSPLIRNITTIARASATLAQIGGDNHFRLGLGIGGLQDLRKLGMTARNPACALRSASTLLREIWKSEKVTFEADDFKLNHYRSSVNVDRPISIFFGVRGPRLLNLAGEIADGIVLSGPTTYLRKAITLVRSSIERSRRSVEDFTFVIWVPTMLVRQRSDLGLVKKIVAYVLSDTPKSVLEMAQLDLGKVEMVKKAGERHGIAYAARLVDKALLHESAVQGDATQVCESLKGFERMGVQEVVFGPPYGSKPRVALTEVANAWRDYA; this comes from the coding sequence ATGCAATTAGTCCTTGGCTTAACAAGCGGCATGCAGCTACGTCAAATCCACGATCTGGTAAACATCGCTGGAAAAATGAACATCCGAAAGGTTTGGGTAGGCGACGACATTACAGGCGCCCACGAAATCTTCACCTTAGTATCTACAATCATGCTCAAACACAAGAACATTGTCGCCGGAATCGGTGTAACCAGCCCTTTGATCAGAAACATCACAACTATTGCGCGAGCGTCTGCTACACTGGCACAAATCGGAGGCGATAACCACTTCAGACTTGGGCTTGGGATCGGCGGACTTCAAGACCTAAGGAAGCTCGGGATGACTGCTCGAAATCCAGCTTGCGCGTTACGCAGTGCTTCGACCCTTCTGCGGGAGATTTGGAAGAGCGAGAAAGTGACCTTTGAGGCTGACGACTTTAAGCTTAATCATTATCGCTCAAGCGTAAACGTGGACCGCCCGATTTCAATCTTCTTTGGAGTGAGGGGACCCAGACTGCTGAACTTGGCAGGTGAAATCGCTGATGGAATTGTCCTGAGCGGACCTACAACTTACTTGAGAAAGGCGATTACACTGGTGAGGAGCAGCATTGAAAGAAGCAGAAGATCGGTAGAAGATTTCACTTTTGTCATATGGGTTCCGACGATGCTGGTTCGACAGAGATCAGACTTGGGTCTAGTCAAGAAGATTGTTGCCTATGTCCTTTCAGATACTCCTAAGAGCGTTCTGGAAATGGCTCAACTTGATTTGGGAAAGGTCGAAATGGTGAAAAAAGCTGGCGAACGCCATGGGATAGCTTACGCCGCAAGGCTAGTGGATAAAGCCTTACTACATGAGTCTGCAGTTCAGGGAGACGCTACGCAGGTCTGTGAAAGCTTGAAGGGATTTGAAAGAATGGGCGTTCAAGAGGTTGTTTTCGGACCGCCTTATGGTTCCAAGCCACGTGTTGCATTGACAGAAGTCGCGAATGCGTGGAGAGACTACGCATGA
- a CDS encoding metal ABC transporter ATP-binding protein → MSSLTMETADEYILKVSNLTVELPNQTVLDNVSFKLKRGTTLAIVGPNGAGKTILFRALLNLIPFKGEIEWTPKVKIGYVPQYLSASDIPVSVKEFMAFQGTLNVDDALRSVGLDSKEVLNKRLGALSGGQLRRVLIAWATIDKPNVLLFDEPTTGVDLDSEEAIYKMLNDLEEKYKITMLLISHDLHIIRDYSDYMLALNKCVTFFGESMRIMEPELQQVIYGEPVCVIPQ, encoded by the coding sequence GTGAGCTCGTTGACTATGGAGACTGCTGACGAGTACATACTGAAAGTGTCAAACTTAACGGTGGAACTTCCCAACCAAACAGTTCTTGATAATGTGAGTTTCAAGTTGAAAAGAGGCACGACGCTAGCTATAGTTGGACCGAATGGCGCTGGTAAGACGATTCTTTTCAGAGCATTGCTCAACCTGATTCCATTCAAGGGAGAAATCGAGTGGACGCCGAAAGTCAAGATAGGTTACGTGCCTCAATACCTGTCTGCAAGCGACATCCCCGTGTCAGTTAAGGAGTTTATGGCGTTCCAAGGTACTCTGAACGTGGACGATGCCTTGAGGTCAGTTGGCTTGGACTCCAAGGAAGTGTTGAACAAGCGATTAGGCGCCTTATCCGGAGGACAACTGCGCAGAGTTCTGATTGCTTGGGCGACGATTGACAAGCCGAACGTTTTGTTGTTTGATGAACCCACCACTGGAGTTGATTTGGACAGCGAGGAAGCGATCTATAAGATGCTCAATGACCTAGAGGAGAAGTACAAGATAACGATGTTACTAATCTCGCATGACCTTCACATAATCCGAGACTATTCAGACTATATGCTAGCCTTGAACAAATGCGTCACTTTCTTTGGCGAGTCTATGCGGATTATGGAGCCCGAACTGCAACAGGTGATCTACGGCGAGCCCGTGTGTGTGATTCCACAATAG
- a CDS encoding metal ABC transporter permease encodes MVEELALSMLIGASVGLSAGYLGSIMVLEKMALVGDALSHVALPGLALGLLFNFNPLLGGFAFLFASSVIIWQVGRVTKLSFETIVGATFTLSLAVGILMIQDLEVLEEALFGDIATVTLSDAVAAVVIAVVAIYLTKIVYNKIVLSMISEELAISKGVNVPRVNLLFLLLVSLVVAIGIKITGTLLVGFLVVVPAAAAKNLSANLSQYSVLSSLFGAISASIGILLASLLGYLETPPPPGPLVVVVGVAIFVTTTVVRWRRRMSI; translated from the coding sequence ATGGTTGAAGAATTGGCGTTAAGCATGTTGATCGGGGCTTCTGTTGGGCTGTCGGCAGGCTACCTAGGTTCGATTATGGTTCTTGAGAAGATGGCTCTTGTCGGTGACGCCCTCTCACACGTCGCTTTGCCAGGTCTAGCCCTTGGTCTCCTGTTCAACTTTAACCCGTTGCTGGGAGGCTTCGCCTTTCTCTTTGCGTCATCAGTCATCATTTGGCAAGTCGGAAGAGTCACTAAGCTGTCTTTTGAAACCATTGTGGGCGCCACGTTCACTCTGTCTCTGGCTGTGGGGATACTGATGATTCAAGATTTGGAAGTGTTGGAGGAAGCTCTTTTCGGCGACATTGCCACCGTGACCCTGTCCGATGCAGTAGCAGCAGTGGTAATCGCCGTCGTAGCCATATACTTAACGAAGATTGTCTACAACAAAATCGTGTTAAGTATGATTTCTGAGGAACTCGCGATCTCGAAGGGCGTAAATGTTCCCAGAGTGAATCTTCTATTTCTATTACTGGTATCGCTTGTTGTGGCAATTGGGATAAAGATAACCGGGACATTGTTGGTGGGCTTCTTGGTTGTTGTTCCCGCTGCAGCTGCGAAAAATTTGAGCGCCAACTTGTCGCAGTATTCTGTCTTGAGTTCTCTTTTTGGAGCAATCAGCGCATCTATAGGAATCTTGCTAGCAAGCCTCCTTGGCTATTTGGAAACGCCGCCTCCGCCCGGTCCGTTGGTTGTTGTTGTGGGCGTAGCGATATTTGTGACAACCACTGTGGTCAGATGGAGAAGGCGGATGAGCATCTAA
- a CDS encoding prenyltransferase/squalene oxidase repeat-containing protein — protein MSTWQSLLTQSPIDWLLEKQNPSIRYLTLTELLDTNPTDSEVKDAKKAVHASKVVTTIFSKQNRKGFWEDRDNPYLPKYKSTYWQIMMLGQLAADKTDERVLKACEFVFSLQLGEGGFSSHTRERALEEYEWMRTRTALKEKLQPEANAWAQSLVREHQYSCLTGNVCAAMLRVGYNKDARLAKALNWLVNVQNADGGWLCPYWKAHVKDTHGCFFGTICPLEAFSEVPEAERSDEMKQAIDRGAKFLLMHHLYKADHHGFKIINRHWLRFGFPWFYGYDILRGLSVLTKLGYENDNRLVDAVELLVRKRGSDGTWLLEASPVGRMQASLEPVGKPSKWITLNALKVLKRLHQTKNKQPRAVLAKIQ, from the coding sequence ATGAGTACATGGCAGTCCCTTTTGACACAGAGTCCGATCGACTGGTTGCTCGAAAAACAGAACCCGTCAATTCGCTATTTGACACTCACAGAGCTGCTGGACACAAATCCAACAGATTCCGAAGTCAAAGATGCAAAGAAGGCTGTTCACGCATCCAAAGTTGTCACGACGATTTTCTCCAAACAGAACAGGAAAGGCTTCTGGGAGGACCGCGATAACCCCTACCTTCCCAAATATAAGTCAACTTATTGGCAAATAATGATGTTGGGACAGCTGGCAGCAGATAAAACCGACGAGAGAGTTCTAAAAGCTTGTGAGTTCGTTTTCAGCCTTCAGCTGGGCGAAGGCGGATTCTCTTCCCACACACGAGAAAGAGCACTTGAGGAATATGAGTGGATGCGCACTCGCACCGCGTTGAAGGAGAAACTACAACCTGAAGCCAACGCGTGGGCTCAGTCACTCGTAAGGGAACACCAGTACTCGTGTCTGACAGGCAATGTTTGCGCCGCCATGCTACGCGTCGGATACAACAAAGATGCGAGGCTTGCGAAAGCGTTGAATTGGTTGGTCAACGTTCAGAACGCGGATGGCGGCTGGCTTTGCCCTTATTGGAAGGCACATGTCAAGGATACGCATGGCTGCTTCTTCGGCACAATCTGCCCGCTTGAAGCTTTTTCAGAAGTCCCCGAGGCTGAGCGCTCAGACGAAATGAAACAAGCAATCGATCGTGGTGCTAAGTTCCTTTTGATGCACCATTTGTACAAGGCGGATCACCACGGCTTCAAAATCATAAACAGACACTGGTTACGATTCGGTTTCCCATGGTTCTACGGGTACGATATACTGAGAGGACTATCCGTCTTGACCAAACTTGGCTATGAGAACGACAACCGCCTAGTCGACGCCGTGGAACTGTTGGTCCGAAAGAGAGGATCCGACGGAACATGGTTGCTCGAAGCTAGCCCGGTCGGGCGAATGCAAGCAAGCCTAGAGCCCGTCGGCAAGCCAAGCAAATGGATAACCTTAAACGCCCTGAAAGTGCTAAAACGGCTTCACCAAACCAAGAATAAACAACCGAGAGCCGTGTTAGCGAAAATTCAGTGA